The genome window AGTGCTCGTGGTCGTCGCGATCATCGCCCTTCTGCTGGCCGTCCTGCTCCCTTCGCTAACCAAAGCCCGCGAGCAATCGCGTCGAGCGGTCTGTGCCACGCAGATCAAGCAGTTCGTCAATGGCATGGTGATGTATGGTTCGGACAGCAGAGATTCGCTCCCGGGGCCGATTCATCCGGCCATGGAACTGGAGACCTTCCTCAAGATCGCTTCCAACGATTACGAAGAGTGGCACCTGCCGTATCTGATCCGCAAGTACTTCACGGACAAGGGACGCAGTGGGAAGGCGACCGACACCGTCGCCAAGTGTCCCACCGCCTTCGCCATGTCCAAGAACAAGCTGGCGAACACCTATGGGAGAACCGATTTCGAGCGGCCCTTCTCCTACGCGCTCAACAACTGGAGGAAGGCGGGAAGCGTTGAGTTCGGCACAGCGCCGCCGTGGTACTTCGGCTATCCGGACAACTTCTGGGAGAACACCAGGGCACCGTTCACGCCACGTTCTTCCACCGATCCTGCGTTTCTCAGGGACGCTGTCCCCAAGAAGATCCAGGTCGTCAAACAACCCGGCCGCGAGTGGGCCATCGCGGACGCATTTCGCTACCCCGAACTGCTGCCCATTCCCGTCGGCTCCACCCGCAGACCCGGCCAATGGCAACGAGGCACTTACCAGTTCAGTTTCGTCACCGCGGAAGGCCTGATCCCGGACAAACCCTATCACGACGGCGGCGCCAACTACGCGATGTTCGACGGCCACGTCGAATACCAGCGGAACTGGCTCGGCACGGTGAACCCGGCGCCGTAGGCGGCGATGCGTCTCGCCACGACCTCTCCGCGACTTCTCATCCTCATCGTCGGCGGCTTGCCGGGGTGATCGGGGCCAGGGGAATCGCATGCCGCGGGCCGTTCAGTCGGCGCTGGCGTTGGACAACCGCACCAGCTGATCGAGCGTTCTGCTTGCCCGGCCATCGTCGACCGCCTGAGCAGCGAGTTTGAGACCGGACGCGAGATCGGTGGCCAGACCCGCGACCAGCAGAGCCGCAGCGCTGTTCAGCAAGGCGTGATGGCGACGGGGGCCCTGATCGCGACCGCCGAAGATGTCGCGCATCGCGTTGGCGCTGGCGAAAGGAGAGTTCACGAGGAGCTTGCTCAGGCTGGCCACGGGCACGCCAACGTCCTCGGGATGAACCTGGAATGTGCGAAACCGCCCGTCCTTGACCTCGGTTACCTGGGTCGGCCCGGTGACGGTCAGATCGCACAGTCCGTTGTGGGCATGTACCACCCAGGCGAAGGCCGCCCCTCGGGCGGCGAGGACCGCAGCCAGTGTCTCGGTCAGATCGGGTCGGGAAGTGCCCAGCAGCTGCCGCCTGGCTCCAGCCGGATTGGTCAGCGGACCGAGCAAATTGAAGATGGTCCGGATGCGAATTGCCTTGCGAACCGGCGCCGCGTGCTTCATGGCCGGGTGCAGGTTCGGGGCATAAAGGAAGGCGATCCGGCATTCGCGAAGGCATCGCTCCAGCACCGGAACCGGTGCATTGAGGTTCACCCCCAGTTCCTCGATCACCTCAGCCGAGCCACTGACCCGGGTATGGGTGCGGTTGCCGTGCTTGGCGACGGTCGCCCCCGCGGAAGCGGCGATGATCGCCGCAGTGGTCGAGACGTTGAAGGTGCTGATTCCATCGCCGCCCGTGCCGCAGGTATCGATACACTCCGCCTCGCAACGTACCCGGGTCACTTTCTCATTCATGACGTCCGCGGCACCTGCGATCTCCTCGACGGTCTCGTCCTTGGCGGCGAGTGCAGTCAGAAACTCGCCCATGGGACCCGGCTCGACGCCACCGGTCATGATCTGCTCGAAGACCTCCCGGGTCTGCTCCCGAGACAGATGCCGGCCGGCCTTCACCTGCCCAATGATGCTTGCGATGTCAGCCATGGCTGCCGCCCCAGAGCGCGATTAGAGTGGATGCACGGCCGCCCCATTCGAGGCCGTGGTGGTATACACGATCGCAGGGTTCTTGAACCGACTGTCATAACGCTGCCGAATGGCAGCCTGGAGCCGCTCCTCGGCCTCGCGGGCGACTAGCGCGATGGCGCAGCCGCCGAAACCGGCACCGGTCATCCTCGCGCCGTAGACGCCGGGAATCCCGGTTGCGAGATCAACCAGGGCGTCCAGTTCCTCGCACGAGACCTCGTAATCGTCGCGCAGCGAGACGTGCGAGGCGATCATGAGTCGCCCGAAACCGGATGCGTCGTTGGCCCGGAGCACCTCGCCGGCGTGCGCCGTCCGCTGAATCTCGCTGACAATGTGGCGGCAGCGCCGATAGACGACCGGATCCATGTTCCCGCGGCCGGCCTCGAGTTGCTCAGGAGTCACGTCACGCAAGCTCGTCAGAGCCGGTTTGGTCGCCTTCAGGACGGCCAGCCCTTCGGCAATCTGCTTCTGCCGAACCGGGTACTGACTGGCCCCGACCTCGTGTTTGACCTGGGTGTTCATCACCGTCAGGACGGTGTCGCCCAAGGCCATGGGCAAGTGCTCGACCACCTGGGTGCGGCAGTCGAGCAGCAAGGCGTGTCCCTCTCTCCCCAGGGCGCAGATGAACTGATCCATGATCCCGCAGGGGGACTTGGCGTACTGATGCTCCGCCTGCCGGGCCAGGAGGGCGGTCTTGACCGGATCCATGGTGCGACCGGCCAGGGCCAGGATCGCCTTGGCCGTGCCGACTTCAAGCGCCGCGGAACTGCTCACCCCCCCGCCCAAGGGCACTTCAC of Phycisphaerae bacterium contains these proteins:
- a CDS encoding prepilin-type N-terminal cleavage/methylation domain-containing protein; this translates as MKATSDPPTESSLVGVNAAKAAFTLIEVLVVVAIIALLLAVLLPSLTKAREQSRRAVCATQIKQFVNGMVMYGSDSRDSLPGPIHPAMELETFLKIASNDYEEWHLPYLIRKYFTDKGRSGKATDTVAKCPTAFAMSKNKLANTYGRTDFERPFSYALNNWRKAGSVEFGTAPPWYFGYPDNFWENTRAPFTPRSSTDPAFLRDAVPKKIQVVKQPGREWAIADAFRYPELLPIPVGSTRRPGQWQRGTYQFSFVTAEGLIPDKPYHDGGANYAMFDGHVEYQRNWLGTVNPAP
- the trpD gene encoding anthranilate phosphoribosyltransferase; translated protein: MADIASIIGQVKAGRHLSREQTREVFEQIMTGGVEPGPMGEFLTALAAKDETVEEIAGAADVMNEKVTRVRCEAECIDTCGTGGDGISTFNVSTTAAIIAASAGATVAKHGNRTHTRVSGSAEVIEELGVNLNAPVPVLERCLRECRIAFLYAPNLHPAMKHAAPVRKAIRIRTIFNLLGPLTNPAGARRQLLGTSRPDLTETLAAVLAARGAAFAWVVHAHNGLCDLTVTGPTQVTEVKDGRFRTFQVHPEDVGVPVASLSKLLVNSPFASANAMRDIFGGRDQGPRRHHALLNSAAALLVAGLATDLASGLKLAAQAVDDGRASRTLDQLVRLSNASAD
- the galK gene encoding galactokinase, with the translated sequence MTVNTAELVQRFSKVFPDASPTLLVRSPGRVNLIGEHVDYADGFVLPIAMSQALYVVVAPTNDGTLVVHTTAGDQTIRFPAADPGPPDAVKWGNYVRGTVEMLRREGITCKGGRLFIHSEVPLGGGVSSSAALEVGTAKAILALAGRTMDPVKTALLARQAEHQYAKSPCGIMDQFICALGREGHALLLDCRTQVVEHLPMALGDTVLTVMNTQVKHEVGASQYPVRQKQIAEGLAVLKATKPALTSLRDVTPEQLEAGRGNMDPVVYRRCRHIVSEIQRTAHAGEVLRANDASGFGRLMIASHVSLRDDYEVSCEELDALVDLATGIPGVYGARMTGAGFGGCAIALVAREAEERLQAAIRQRYDSRFKNPAIVYTTTASNGAAVHPL